The DNA region TCGTGGAACTTCCAGCTCACCCAAAACGCTTTAGGTGGGTATATGTTGACAGGGAAGTAGGAGCTGGCGACACTTAGGGGGTGGAGTCGGGCGGCTGGCGGCTGGCGGCTTCTGCATGGATCTGAGTCACGTGCCTATATCCCTGCTCTACCCACTGCTCCTCCTGCGTCTGAAAGGGTAGAGACGAATTGAGCTTCAGCATCCATCGAGGAGAGGAGCACAGGGCACTGAACAGGCGGGAAGACGTGAGGAGTACGGGTACAGTACGTACCTTACCCCTCCAAATCGCGGGGCAAACCACCTAATTTTTGCTACACTCAATTTCTTACTCCTTGGTTTGACCATCTTTGGAAATCGACATTGCAGCCGATTTTCTGTCAACGACAGCTGGGCAACAACTTCCCACCAGACGAGCGATCCGGTGACAACCAACATGGCTTCTCCAGCCGCCGGAACTACGCCCGTGGCGCTGAATGCGCTGACCGACACGACCGTGACCCTCATCCAACAGCTCGAGACTGTGCTCTTGGCTATCAACGGCGGCAAAGACACTCCTCAGCAGACCGATACCTCCTCCGTCGACACCTTCCCCCTGGCCCGTGATTCCGCCTCGCTGATTAAGGCGCACTCAACCAAGATTTCTGTCCTCATCATCAACGAGCCCTTCACGCCCTCTGCTATTATCAAAGTCCTACGCGAGCTCGTCAGCGGGCCGATTCCCGGTGTCGCCACAGCCGCCCAGGCATGCGACGCGGAACGCTACACCTCGACTGTCCGGAAAGATCTGTCATGGAAATGCTACACTGTATTGAAGGAGCTCAGGGGGCTGGTGGAAAAGATCCCTAGGGATGGCAAGATTCTTTCGGCGGCGCAAAAGTCGGGCTCCGCGGGAGCTGCGGGCAAGGGCAGCATGGCCTCCACGGGTGTCATCTGGTCCGCCTGCGATGATTTGATGCGGTTCTCCAACGGCGGCGTTAGCGGATGCTTTATCAAGAGAGTCGAGGAGTTTAGAGCGACGTTGAAGGATGTCATGGAGGAACTCAAGGAGTGGGGCGAGGAGgaacccgacgacgacgatgacgatgacgacaacgacacgGACGGCTTGGATCACGACTCTGCGCTGGGTTCCATGATGCCTTCGACCCAAGAGATGATTGACGATATGATGTCTGGTCAAGGAACGATCCCTCGCAACGACCCCGACAATATCCGCAATCGCCTCGAGTCTTGCCTGAAGCGCCTGAGGCTGACCACGCTTCTCTACCAAGCCATCGTAAAGAGACGGTTGAAGACTCTTCCCTCGCTTCCTGCTGAGAACTCCAATGTTCCTAAgcggctcgacgaggcgatGCGCATTCTCAGGAAGTTGCCTCACATGTTTGACGAGCTCGCTGGCGCATTTTACGAGCTGTCACCTGACGAGATTGACCGGGTCATGGATCTCTGCTTCAACGAGATCGTTGCCCTTTCTGAGTTGCTGAAGTCACCATGGGCCGGGGAGAAAGACGAGTTTTCCGAGTGGGCGGTGAAGTTCCAAGCCGAGATCAAGAAGGGCTGAACACCTCATATCAGCCCGCCCACGAGCATGGGTTCACATCGTATTTAGATGCACACGGGAGCTACGGCGACCTTGCCTCCCCTGACCCCACCACTCCCCATCCGCCACATCCACGCGGCTACGAGTTGCATCCCGACCTGCAGACGTCCGGCCGAAGAGCAAGGAACATGCTCATTTCGCCCTGCGCCATGACCGAGTCGAGGCAGTGAATGGTCAGTCGACGCTAGGCTAGCCGACGGGTGGTGGTCGCAAGGCTACTGGGTCTGAGACATGGTGACTTGGGAGTCTTTGAGGGGCACCATCACCTGTTGGAGGGTGTGGGGGGGACGTCGCGGTCACGGGTAGGCGGCCAGTCAGTCATCTGCTTCTTTGTGTAGATTTCGCACATGGCCTGTCTGCCAGCTGCCTGCTAAATTGAAACAATGTATATATTGAGCGGGTTTGCCTGTACGGCTAAAGATTCCCGTATCTCAAGAAACGAAAATGCAGAGCAAAATGGATACGGAAAAGGGAGTCACCGATGTTGCCGGAGTGCCCAAGAGCGACCGCGGCCTGAGAATTGCAGTACGATTGAATCACACCCCATGGCCCATTACGTTCGCATGCACTTACTTACGTGCCGTACGTATAAACAGATCATTGCTGTAACCATCAGCAGCAAGCTCGCCCACATTGCCACCGGCATCCTGACACTCCCATACAACCGCTTCTACCAGCAAAACACGTTGCTGCCCATTTTGGCCATCGCGAAAGCCGTGGAGGATCGCGAGAATGACGAGGAGATATCAGCCCAACTCAAGCGATGGAGGGATCGGAAGCTGAGCGAGTTCCAGCTCGTGCAAGTTGCTGTAGGTTCCAACGCTTTTATCACAAAtctcactctctctttctctttctctctctctctgtctctctgtctctctgtctctgtctcccACTCTCTCATTCCTACTCCAGGTTGTTCACTGACCCTGTCGTGCCATCCGTAGAGCACCTTGATttcggccgccgtcatcggctgcttctcttggccgccgcccgactCGCTGCACTGGCTCAGCCCGGCTTTCTGGCACGCCAGcatctccttctcgctcttctccatcctcctcgccgcctcggaACAGTTCATCTTCCAAACGCTCCACCGGTCGCCGAAGCCGCGCAACGTCGACAAGGAGCTCGCCATGATCCTCTACATCCGCCGCAGCAGGAAGGTCGAGCCCGTGCACTCGccgctcgaggagctgccgCCCATCCCGCAGATCCGCGCcatcaagatcaaggagaagggcggctGGTTCCCCAAGGAGATGCCGCTCGTCGAGCTGCGGTGGAACATGATCTTCACGTGGCAGGCGCccatgatgctgatggcgtACTCGGCGATTTGCTTCCTTGGCGGGTTGACGGTCTACGTCTGCGCGCCGTTGTATGACGGGCAGGGATGGGTTGGAGCAAGCAAGGTGCGTGTTGTACAattcctccccctcccccttgaTTGAGGGTATTCTGAATCTCTGCTGACTCGGCCAGGCGGCCATATTCTACCTCGTTAGCTTCTTCTTTTGCGGAGTCACCTTTGTCTGGTGCGCATTCTGGGCATATCGTTTTGTTGATCTCGGGGACCCCTAGATCGAAATGGCATTCTATGGTTTGCAAGGATCATATACCTAATAACTCACGGAACCAGCCAGCTGCAGGCACATGCATTGTACTCATTGCTAGCCACAGCTTGGCCGAATGACTCACGCCGGTAGCAGTAGACGGACGCAGCTTGgtcggcgacgacctcgGGTTCATAACCACAAAGAAGGCCTGGATTTTGTTTCCAAAAACTCTGTACACGAATAGACTCCATCTAGAATCAACTCTGCTCAGCACTGAACTCTTCTTCGTGTCGAGCCGGTCCCCACAAGCTGAAATTATTGGCCCTCGACGATCTCATTGGGATCATGTCTTGCTCCATAGAAGACATCCTCGAGCACTATGAATTCGACCCTTCAATCATTCAACGTATCTCCACGCGCAAGTTCAAGCCTGCGTTATCCATTGAGCCACCAGACCCCGCGTGGCCGGCCCAATTTGAGGAGATCCGGACTCGCATCAatgacgccctcggcccaGTCGCTCTGGCCGTGACCCATGTAGGCTCGACTTCAGTGCCGAACCTGCcggccaaggccgtcatTGACGTCGATGTCACCGTTTCAGATCCCTCGGACGAAGACGCCTACGCGCCCGCGCTGGAGAAGGCGGGGTTCCAGTTCCTTGTTCGCGAGCCGGAGTGGCATGAGCACCGCTTCTTCGCCATGCACGAGCCGTACAACTGCAACTTACACGTTTTCAAGAAGGGGACCGCGGAGCTGGTGAGACATGTGATCATGAAGGAGTGGCTTATCGCCCATGATGACGACAGGGAGTTGTATGCAAGGACCAAGATGGAGGCTGCGCAAGTTAGCAATTCACTTGGGGAAACTGTCATGGATTACAACCTGAGGAAGGAGAAGGTCATTCGCGAGATTCTTGAGCGGGCATTCAAGGCAAAAGGGTACCTAAAGTGAAGTCGGAGCATCTGGGGAGCCATGTTGAATGCTGAAATGCGACCTCAACTGCCTCAATCCATGTCTAGCCAAATCGGACGTCTCACTTCTCCGCAATTTCAGTCACTCTAGTCCATTCGGTGAAGGAAATACCGTGGAAATTGGAAGATGTCATCACCTTGATGCTCCAGGGTCTCCAACTTGCAGTCGTGCTTAGCTCAGTATCTTGTAGGCCAAGTGAGTAGATGCGGTGGGATCCTGTCTCAGCACTACACAACACTCATTGATTAACTGATGTGACCGTTTCGGTGGATAATCCAGGCCAATTTTTTAAGCCGTGTACATACAAGTAAATATGAAAACATTCAACGACTGCTGAGTCGTGTTAAGACGTAGAGGCCCTCGACGGACAACTGGATAAGAGAAGCGGGTGACCTCGAATTCGGAAAAACGCTATAGCCCAGAGCTCGCAACCATTCATAGCCGCATCAATCTGTTGCCTATTCCTTGTACCTCACTTCGTTCCCTTCTGTGTTTCTTTACCTTTCTCATAAGAGAGCCCAGGATAATCGGGGAGCTTCCAGCCTTCGACATCGTCCGATTGGAGCCTCTGAAGAATCTTGTCGATCCTCAGCGCCGTCACCAACCACAAAATCTTGTACAAGATGGTGATGATCCATTGAGAGTTGGGGTAGAGCTTGGACGGCTTTATCGAAATGTTCTGGACCGATTTCGTCAATGCTAGGATTTGCTCGTTGAAGGCCTCGAGGGCACCCGGCACTCCATCGGCCGCCTTGCCCGAAGACGCCGAGCAGTGCTTCGAGATCTCCCCCGCCAGGACGTACGCCCCGACGAACGCGCAGGTTGTTCCGCGGCCGGTGAGAGGGCTCGGTGCGTATCCCGCATCGCCCACGAGCACCACGCGATTGTTGTAGCACTTGTCCATTCGGATCTGCCCAACGTGCACGCTGTAGAAGTTGTTCGATACGCCATCGTCCTGTAGAGCGTCGATGAAGCGATCCGACTGCCACCCAGCGCCCCTGAAAAGCTCCGACCAAACCTGTTTCTGCTGGTTCGTGTCACGGCTGTTCTCGGCGTCTGTGAGCAGCTTCTCGGTCTTCTCGTCAGTTGGGCAGACGGCAAGGTAAGCCTGGGTCGTATCCGGGTTGTCGTttctcgtcatcatcattcGTTTCCCAAGGAAGATGCAGACAGTGGCGTAATTGGTGTCCGTCTTCCACCTCGGGATGGTATAAAACGCCATGTGCATACCGAGAGAGTAAAATGGATCCTTCGCGCCGGTACCGAGCATCAGCCTTCGTGTCTTGGAACTCTGGCCGTCTgctccgacgaggaggtcgaaaGTGTCCTTGGTGCCGTCTGACAGATGAGCCGTGACCGAGTCCGAGTCCTGCTCGAAAGACTCAATGGTGGTGCCAAAGATGTACTTGACGCCAAGTTCTTTGGTCTTTTGGAAAAGGATCCCGACAAGGTCACCGCGCATGATCTCGAACTCGGACGTAAACGACTGCCTGCCGATGCCCGTCTTATTTGCTTCAAAAGTCGCTTGCGGATTTCCTTTCCTGTCGACAAAAGTgatgccggcctcgttgACACCTTTATCGCGGATCAAGTGCTCCAGGCCCATGCGGCGGATCACTTCGACTCCCTGGCCGCGAATGTCGATTTGCTGGCCTTGGACTCGCAAGCTAGAAGACCGCTCGAGGATGGTCACGTCGTGGCCGAGTTTCGATAACCAGAATGCAAGGGCCggcccgccgacgccccCGCCCGAGATGAGAACTTTGAGAGAAGACATGTGTGCTAAGACGTATGCAAGAGGGGGAAAATACTGGGATAAGATTGTGTggaactttttttttggcgACTGTGCTTCGATTTGCCTTGGTGTGCGCCTTGACTGATTGCTGCCATTCTTCCCCGAGGTCTGCTGCACTAAAAGGCTATCTATAAGATTGGAGAGAACCCAGCCGATGGCGTCGCGGTCAACAAGCTCGGTGCTGCGTCTGGTCCGTAGTCCGACATCCCGTTCGGGTTTTACGAGAAAAGACCCCAGAGTCTAGACTATTCGTGACGTCAACACTCGGGGCATAATTACGCCTTAGTGGCCGCACCGGTCAGCACATGGTCATACAAGCCTGTCCCGACCGAGTCAAGCGACTGCTCCGTCTGACAGCTCGAGAAGAGATGGTGTTTCACGCGTCGGACTATTGGAAATGTGGGCAGGCTCGGTGCTGCTATGTCCGTCGGCTGCCGGACGTTGCTTCGGGTGTGACTGAAGAGATGCTGACGTTTTTGTGTAACTCTTTTCCAATGAAGCGATGCTTCTTTATGGCGATACAGAGTTGGAATCAGCACAGAAGCGTTTGGCAGTTTTCAAGCACTACCACTTAGGTAGGTAATGGCCACAGAATGGCTGCATATACAAGACAAGCCATGAGGGTCTCAATGATGTTAACATCTGGCTGAGACGACTGCCTAGCCTTCACTGCTTCACAGCCCAACACACTTAACTTGTTCAATTAGGATACGTTTAACCTAAGTGTCAGAGTGGGCAAATTTGCTTTCAACTTTGTTAATATTGAGACTTCTCTAACCTCCAGCTAACTCCAGTAATGCTATCACTTGAGGGAAATGCTGCTGGAACGATAAATCCAATAATATAACTTACTTCAAATACTGTCAAACATGCATGATATTACCTGTTTACCCTTGAAGTGAGGATGAGAAAGTGATTGTTGTCTTTGGAGAATATGGCTCTACTTGGCTCTTGCCAGTCttgatgttggtgttgaCTGTTGAATACCTGTAATCTGGCGCTTCAAGCGATTAGCAATTTCTCACTTCACCTGCAGTTTCGTCTACCTTGATCCTGCAGGAACGTACCTTCCCTAAAAATCTCTTTGCCCATGGGATTCTCCtgctttctttttcttttccattTCAGTGGGGTTCAGAAGCCTTCACAGCTTTCCACCAAGTGGCACTGATTTCTTCTCAACTCTTCCACCTTCAAGCTCTGTGCCAGCAATTCCACTTCACAAACACTTTTCGTACTCAGCCAGAACCAAACAGATTCTCCATCACAGCCTCAAGAAAGATGGAGAGTGAAGCTGAGATGGTGGACGGCTTTGTTGTGGTCGGCAACGCCAAGATGGTCGTCGATACTAACGCCGTTGCCAACTTCAGTCAGCCATCTCCTCCTGACACCACTCACTAGCTTGACAAACAGCAGACTGACAGATATTTTTCTAGTGGCCAACGATCATGAGAGTGCTACCAGCGGGATTCGCAAAATCATTTTTCAGAAACTTGGCAGTATGAGGTTCCTGAATGAGAAAGTCGCCAAGCAGAACGCCACCATGATCAAGCACAATGAAAAGCTGCTTAAAAAGAACGACAAGGTCATTCATGCTATTGAGCGCCTTCTAATCTTGTGAGTGGTCACCTTCCTTCCTTTGTCATGCTTttgtctcttttttttcttttcctatTGCCCTTCTTTTGTCAAGTGGAACGACCCAGACTGACGTGTTCCATGCTGCAGGGATGCCGATGATCTGGGCCCCGAGATTGACCAAGTCAAGGGTGACATGGAAGATACTGCTCTCTCTTGCGCCGCTCTTAATGTCGTCATGGAGCACCTGAAATGGGACTCTGATGTCTTCCAGGATTTCTTCATGGACTACATCATTGAGAAGGGCACAGAGCTGAACGCCATCGTCCCATATACGTACGACTGTGAGGAGGGTGCCCTCCATTTCCGCGAGTATGTGCTTTCTAAGGGCTTTGAGCCTGAGCAGACTGTGACGGAGTGGGAGGCTTCTTCCCTCTACAGAGCCTTCACTCAGCTAAACACACGTCACTGTGCGCGACTGTACATGAGCTTCGTCTTCCAAGCCCTTGACGACTACGTCTGGTCCAACGACAATTACCAGAACAACGGCTTGGACAATTGCCAGGGAAATGATCAGGACGGCACCCAGGGCTATGATGATCAGGGCAATGGCTTGGGTGACGTCTCCCAGGCTGACTGCGTTTGCAAACACTCAAAGGCTTGGTAAGGTCACATTGGAGATATGAATCGAAGGATGATTCTATAGCTTGTGATTTGGCTCTAATGAAGAGTTTTTCCCGGGCTGGCGTTTTACGAGTTTTGGTCCTAAGGGTCCGTGGGAACAATTTAGACAAAAGCTCCAAAATGATAAGCTACAAAACAACACAAGGCTTACGAACGATTTCCTCTTTACAGGAGTGATATGGATCTAGACTGAACCCCAAGAAAACAAGTCCCTCAGTCAAATATAGAAACACAGTGCCTTTCAAACAATACAGGCAATAAGTGCAACAAGTAAAGCCAAGCTAATTCCCTGAGTAGCTGCCCCAGATGTCGGTACCATGCTCGGGGTTGTTGTCGCAGTTGGGTTTGATCCAGTCATGGTGGCGTTTGTCTCGACTCCTGTTGCATTCTTGGGCGCAATTGCTGGTTGGTAGTTGGC from Colletotrichum higginsianum IMI 349063 chromosome 4, whole genome shotgun sequence includes:
- a CDS encoding GrpB domain protein, which codes for MSCSIEDILEHYEFDPSIIQRISTRKFKPALSIEPPDPAWPAQFEEIRTRINDALGPVALAVTHVGSTSVPNLPAKAVIDVDVTVSDPSDEDAYAPALEKAGFQFLVREPEWHEHRFFAMHEPYNCNLHVFKKGTAELVRHVIMKEWLIAHDDDRELYARTKMEAAQVSNSLGETVMDYNLRKEKVIREILERAFKAKGYLK
- a CDS encoding GrpB domain protein; this translates as MDTEKGVTDVAGVPKSDRGLRIAIIAVTISSKLAHIATGILTLPYNRFYQQNTLLPILAIAKAVEDRENDEEISAQLKRWRDRKLSEFQLVQVASTLISAAVIGCFSWPPPDSLHWLSPAFWHASISFSLFSILLAASEQFIFQTLHRSPKPRNVDKELAMILYIRRSRKVEPVHSPLEELPPIPQIRAIKIKEKGGWFPKEMPLVELRWNMIFTWQAPMMLMAYSAICFLGGLTVYVCAPLYDGQGWVGASKAAIFYLVSFFFCGVTFVWCAFWAYRFVDLGDP
- a CDS encoding Oxidoreductase — translated: MSSLKVLISGGGVGGPALAFWLSKLGHDVTILERSSSLRVQGQQIDIRGQGVEVIRRMGLEHLIRDKGVNEAGITFVDRKGNPQATFEANKTGIGRQSFTSEFEIMRGDLVGILFQKTKELGVKYIFGTTIESFEQDSDSVTAHLSDGTKDTFDLLVGADGQSSKTRRLMLGTGAKDPFYSLGMHMAFYTIPRWKTDTNYATVCIFLGKRMMMTRNDNPDTTQAYLAVCPTDEKTEKLLTDAENSRDTNQQKQVWSELFRGAGWQSDRFIDALQDDGVSNNFYSVHVGQIRMDKCYNNRVVLVGDAGYAPSPLTGRGTTCAFVGAYVLAGEISKHCSASSGKAADGVPGALEAFNEQILALTKSVQNISIKPSKLYPNSQWIITILYKILWLVTALRIDKILQRLQSDDVEGWKLPDYPGLSYEKGKETQKGTK